The following are from one region of the Luteimonas sp. MC1572 genome:
- a CDS encoding polyketide synthase, with amino-acid sequence MELLDVLPQAVAGGGAARAEFVFAPALAHAWNDALADGDRDTLLCAALAIAESRLTGLDAVVATLVVDGGVRQSTLATPGEGQVADLLRQAGALFANDAPAPVTWAVLADAAARVVADDAALSLWSVVLDGDAPKLVATFRAPLCEQAVRLVAEAVSRVLAALLAGREGSTADIDILDPAQRRRQLLEWNDTARPRSLRDTVHGRFAAVCNRNPGAPAAVDAAGSLSYAELDRRAASLAARLRAAGVVPGDVVGIAMERSVQAVVAVLATLKAGAAYLPLDAAQPQGRLAFMLEDAAARVLLVDAAHRGTLPGHSIPRVVVDDMPASDDPAVVVDDGGVDGDALAYVMYTSGSTGTPKGVEIRHRSILRLACDGGFIELGPDTRMLHAAPLGFDASTLELWGALLNGGCVVVHDEALPTGAGLAATIDRHGVTTAWLTAALFNAVVDEDPRQLSGLRTLLTGGEALSVDHVRRMREAAPGVALHNGYGPTECTTFTCTHPVPDRLPDDATSIPIGRPIADTRVYILNARREPVPVGVIGELYVGGEGVARGYLGRPELTAERFVPDPFAAEGERLYRTGDRVRYLGDGTIEFVGRGDQQVKIRGYRIELGEIEAALARHANVASCAVLARADHPGEKRLVAYYVAQGAVPSAPGLRAFLAASLPEFMLPARYMRLDALPVTGNGKLDRRALPVPDRARPELAVAFEPAVDALERTVSEACAELLDIDRVGRHDNFFELGGSSLLATKLAERIRHISGHAGPLAVTAIFANPTPATLAVALRGGHGDGAIDATRVARGRRERGGDAADEPIAIVAMAGRFPGAADVEAFWQNLCEGRDTITHFDADTLDPAVTAAERANPAYVPARGVIDDVDQFDAAFFGIGPREAELMDPQQRIFLELCWECLERGGHAPGESRGPVGIFAGMYNATYFQRHVTRHPDLIDKVGAFQVMLGNEKDYIATRVAHKLNLTGPAISVHTGCSTSLVAICQAVDSLRAGRCDMALAGGASVTCPPNSGYLYQEGSMLSPDGRTRTFDAGAKGTVFSDGAAVVLLKRLSDALVDGDEVVALIRGGAVNNDGSDKASFTAPSSAGQAALVAMAHDDARVDPRSIGYVETHGTATPLGDPIEIEGLTKAFRRGTDDVGFCRIGSVKSNVGHLVIAAGAAGVIKTALSLQQRCIPASLHFEAPNPAIDFAGSPFVVNSGMTPWPDGAAPRRAGVSSFGVGGTNAHVVMEQAPAREASEPAQGPQLLVLSARTPAALAQAATRLGEHLAATPGINLADAAWTLAVGRTAFAHRLALVAADPADAAAQLRGSEAAATAARGRPARDSDVVFLFPGQGAVYAGMGRELHATEPVFRQAFDDCMDALDAGGVGGMGGQALREAVFGDDADALLPTAVMQPATFAIEYALARLWMHLGVQPVAMIGHSVGEFVAATLAGVFALPDAMRLVARRGQLMQAQPAGAMLSVRAGFEAIEQRLPPGLSMAAENSPGSCVVAGPLDAVAAFQAQLEGEGIACRMLRTSHAFHSAMMDPVVAPFRAQVEAVARNAPRLPIISTVSGDPLDAERAVSPDYWARHLREPVRFATALGNVLDGSARTLLEVGPRTTLCTLARQHPQAQKQQVGAVATLADAPDREIALLRLAGGQLWCQGVAIGPSVFDNRVSRRRVRLPTYPFERKRHWVDAVAAVPTVAAPPVPAAVAPQPLQPPPSPSTQAQPVAAMDRKPRLIAKLKDLFEDVAGFDLDDADTGANFIELGLDSLMLTQVALQLQKAFTCRIGFRQLMGECSSLDRLAARLDEELPPEAAPAPQPAAAAAPAAPMVAPAMALSAQPPAGGDYVRQVIDQQMQLMAQQLALLSSAGAQTATAPAPATAAAAAPSVQPASDAAPQAVDDEEAALAHTTYDVRKAFGAIARIDRSASGELGLHQRRKLDAFIERYVARTRKSKDYTQANRAHMADPRVVNGFKPLLKEMTYQIVVERSKGSHLWDLDGNEYVDALNGFGMSLFGWQPDFVLDAVRRQLDLGYEIGPQHPLAGDVTRLVCEVTGHDRAALCNTGSEAVLGALRIARTVTGRETVVLFTGAYHGIVDEMIVRGTRKLRAVPAAPGILRNTAEHVLVLDYGTPEAMQVIRERAHEIAAVLVEPVQSRRPDFRPVGFLKELREVTREAGALLVFDEVVTGFRAHPAGAQGLFGIQADLGTYGKVVGGGYPIGVIAGKREYMDALDGGQWQFGDDSVPTVGVTYFAGTFVRHPLALAAAKAVLEHVKAQGGQMQERLNARATTMVEELNAFCAEVGAPVEVRHFASVWKTFFLEDHPLQDLLFAMMRSRGVHILDNFPCFLTTAHSEADFGKIIQAFTGSITELQESGFLPRRVATTHTVMDPARPAVPGARLGRDPDGRPAWFVPNPDAPGKFLKVG; translated from the coding sequence ATGGAGCTGCTGGACGTGCTGCCGCAGGCGGTTGCCGGTGGCGGCGCGGCTCGCGCGGAATTCGTCTTCGCGCCGGCGCTTGCACATGCCTGGAACGATGCGCTCGCCGACGGCGATCGGGACACGCTGCTCTGCGCCGCGCTGGCGATCGCGGAGTCCCGCCTGACCGGCCTCGATGCAGTGGTCGCCACCCTTGTCGTCGACGGTGGCGTCCGCCAGTCGACGCTCGCGACTCCCGGCGAGGGACAGGTCGCGGACCTGTTGCGGCAGGCCGGCGCGCTTTTCGCGAATGACGCGCCCGCGCCGGTGACCTGGGCGGTGCTGGCCGACGCGGCCGCGCGCGTCGTTGCGGACGATGCGGCGCTGTCGCTGTGGAGCGTCGTGCTGGACGGCGATGCGCCGAAGCTCGTGGCCACGTTCCGCGCGCCGCTGTGCGAACAGGCGGTGCGGCTGGTGGCCGAGGCCGTGTCGCGCGTGCTGGCCGCGCTGCTGGCTGGGCGCGAGGGTTCCACCGCCGACATCGACATCCTCGACCCCGCGCAGCGCAGGAGGCAGCTGCTGGAATGGAACGACACCGCGCGCCCGCGTTCGCTGCGCGACACGGTGCATGGCCGCTTTGCCGCGGTGTGCAACCGCAACCCGGGCGCGCCCGCGGCGGTCGATGCGGCCGGATCGCTCAGCTATGCCGAGCTTGACCGCCGTGCCGCGTCCCTTGCCGCTCGCTTGCGGGCGGCGGGCGTGGTACCCGGCGACGTGGTCGGCATCGCCATGGAGCGCTCGGTGCAGGCCGTGGTCGCGGTGCTGGCTACGCTGAAAGCCGGCGCGGCCTATCTGCCGCTGGACGCCGCCCAGCCCCAGGGTCGGCTGGCCTTCATGCTCGAGGACGCCGCGGCCCGCGTGCTGCTGGTGGATGCCGCGCACCGCGGGACGCTGCCCGGGCATTCGATCCCGCGCGTTGTGGTCGACGACATGCCCGCGTCCGACGACCCGGCAGTGGTCGTGGACGATGGTGGTGTCGACGGCGACGCGCTGGCCTATGTGATGTACACGTCGGGTTCGACCGGAACGCCCAAGGGCGTGGAGATCCGCCACCGCTCGATCCTGCGCCTGGCCTGCGACGGCGGCTTCATCGAGCTCGGCCCCGACACGCGGATGCTGCATGCCGCGCCGCTGGGTTTCGATGCTTCGACGCTGGAGCTGTGGGGCGCGCTGCTCAACGGCGGTTGCGTCGTGGTCCACGACGAAGCGCTGCCCACGGGCGCCGGGCTTGCGGCGACCATCGACCGCCACGGCGTAACCACGGCGTGGCTGACCGCGGCGCTGTTCAACGCGGTGGTCGACGAGGATCCGCGGCAGCTGTCCGGCCTGCGCACGCTGCTCACCGGTGGCGAAGCGCTGTCGGTCGACCACGTCCGGCGCATGCGCGAGGCGGCGCCGGGCGTGGCCCTGCACAACGGCTACGGCCCGACCGAGTGCACCACCTTCACCTGTACCCATCCGGTCCCCGACCGGCTGCCGGACGACGCCACCTCGATCCCGATCGGCCGGCCGATCGCGGACACGCGTGTGTACATCCTCAACGCGCGCCGCGAGCCGGTGCCGGTGGGCGTGATCGGCGAGCTGTACGTGGGCGGCGAGGGCGTGGCGCGCGGCTATCTCGGCCGGCCCGAACTTACCGCGGAGCGTTTCGTGCCCGATCCGTTCGCGGCCGAAGGCGAGCGGCTGTACCGCACCGGCGACCGCGTGCGCTACCTCGGCGATGGCACCATCGAATTCGTCGGCCGCGGCGATCAGCAGGTCAAGATCCGCGGCTACCGCATCGAGCTTGGCGAGATCGAGGCCGCGCTGGCGCGGCACGCCAACGTGGCGTCGTGCGCGGTACTCGCGCGCGCCGATCATCCCGGGGAGAAGCGGCTGGTCGCCTACTACGTGGCGCAGGGCGCGGTGCCGTCGGCGCCGGGGCTGCGCGCGTTCCTGGCCGCGTCGCTGCCGGAGTTCATGCTGCCTGCGCGCTACATGCGCCTCGACGCGTTGCCGGTCACCGGCAACGGCAAGCTCGACCGCCGTGCGCTGCCGGTACCCGATCGCGCGCGTCCGGAGCTGGCGGTGGCGTTCGAGCCGGCTGTCGATGCGCTGGAGCGGACCGTTTCTGAAGCCTGCGCGGAACTGCTGGACATCGACCGTGTCGGCCGCCACGACAATTTCTTCGAACTGGGCGGAAGCTCGCTGCTGGCGACGAAACTGGCCGAACGCATTCGCCACATATCCGGGCACGCAGGCCCACTCGCGGTCACCGCGATCTTCGCCAACCCGACCCCTGCGACGCTGGCCGTGGCCTTGCGCGGCGGGCACGGCGACGGCGCCATCGACGCGACCCGCGTCGCCCGCGGCCGCCGCGAACGCGGCGGCGACGCGGCCGATGAGCCGATTGCGATCGTCGCGATGGCCGGGCGCTTCCCGGGCGCCGCCGACGTCGAGGCGTTCTGGCAGAACCTGTGCGAGGGGCGCGACACGATCACGCACTTCGACGCCGATACCCTCGACCCGGCCGTGACCGCGGCCGAGCGTGCCAACCCGGCCTACGTCCCGGCGCGCGGGGTGATCGACGACGTCGACCAGTTCGATGCCGCCTTCTTCGGCATCGGCCCGCGCGAGGCCGAGCTGATGGATCCGCAGCAGCGCATCTTCCTCGAGCTGTGCTGGGAGTGCCTGGAGCGCGGCGGGCACGCGCCGGGCGAATCGCGCGGCCCGGTCGGCATCTTCGCCGGCATGTACAACGCGACCTATTTCCAGCGCCACGTGACGCGGCATCCGGACCTGATCGACAAGGTCGGCGCGTTCCAGGTGATGCTGGGCAACGAGAAGGACTACATCGCCACGCGCGTGGCCCACAAGCTCAACCTGACCGGGCCGGCGATCAGCGTGCATACCGGCTGTTCGACCTCGCTGGTGGCGATCTGCCAGGCCGTCGACAGCCTGCGCGCCGGCCGTTGCGACATGGCCCTGGCCGGCGGTGCGTCGGTGACCTGCCCGCCCAACAGCGGCTATCTCTACCAGGAGGGTTCGATGCTGTCGCCGGACGGCCGCACGCGCACCTTCGATGCCGGCGCCAAGGGCACGGTGTTCAGCGACGGCGCGGCGGTGGTGCTGCTCAAGCGGCTGTCCGACGCGCTCGTGGACGGGGATGAGGTCGTCGCGCTGATCCGCGGCGGCGCGGTCAACAACGACGGCAGCGACAAGGCCAGCTTCACCGCGCCCAGCAGCGCGGGGCAGGCGGCGCTGGTCGCGATGGCGCACGACGACGCGCGCGTGGACCCGCGCAGCATCGGCTACGTGGAAACGCACGGCACCGCCACGCCGCTCGGCGACCCGATCGAGATCGAAGGGCTGACCAAGGCCTTCCGCCGCGGTACCGACGACGTCGGTTTCTGCCGCATCGGCTCGGTCAAGAGCAACGTTGGCCACCTGGTGATCGCCGCGGGCGCGGCCGGCGTGATCAAGACCGCGCTGTCGCTGCAGCAGCGCTGCATTCCCGCCAGCCTGCATTTCGAGGCGCCGAACCCGGCGATCGACTTCGCCGGCTCCCCGTTCGTGGTCAACAGCGGGATGACTCCATGGCCGGACGGCGCCGCGCCGCGCCGCGCGGGCGTGAGCTCGTTTGGCGTCGGCGGCACCAACGCACACGTTGTGATGGAGCAGGCGCCCGCGCGCGAGGCTTCGGAACCGGCGCAGGGGCCGCAGCTGCTGGTGCTGTCGGCACGCACGCCGGCCGCGCTGGCGCAGGCCGCCACGCGCCTGGGCGAGCATCTCGCCGCGACGCCGGGCATCAACCTGGCCGACGCGGCGTGGACGCTGGCCGTGGGCCGCACCGCGTTCGCCCATCGCCTGGCGCTGGTGGCCGCCGATCCGGCGGACGCGGCCGCGCAGCTGCGCGGGAGCGAAGCCGCGGCGACCGCAGCGCGCGGCAGGCCGGCGCGCGACAGCGACGTGGTGTTCCTGTTCCCCGGGCAGGGCGCCGTCTACGCCGGAATGGGGCGCGAACTGCATGCGACCGAGCCGGTGTTCCGCCAGGCCTTCGACGACTGCATGGACGCGCTGGACGCCGGCGGCGTCGGCGGCATGGGCGGGCAGGCGCTGCGCGAGGCCGTATTCGGCGACGATGCCGATGCGCTGCTGCCGACAGCGGTGATGCAGCCGGCGACGTTCGCGATCGAGTACGCGCTGGCGAGACTGTGGATGCATCTCGGCGTGCAGCCGGTGGCGATGATCGGCCACAGCGTCGGCGAGTTCGTCGCCGCGACCCTGGCCGGCGTGTTCGCGCTGCCCGACGCGATGCGCCTGGTCGCGCGCCGCGGCCAGCTGATGCAGGCGCAACCTGCCGGCGCGATGCTGTCGGTGCGCGCCGGGTTCGAGGCCATCGAACAGCGCCTGCCCCCGGGATTGTCGATGGCGGCGGAGAATTCGCCGGGCAGCTGCGTGGTCGCCGGGCCGCTGGACGCCGTCGCGGCGTTCCAGGCGCAGCTGGAGGGCGAGGGCATCGCCTGCCGCATGCTGCGGACCTCGCATGCCTTCCATTCGGCAATGATGGATCCGGTGGTCGCGCCGTTCCGCGCCCAGGTCGAGGCGGTTGCGCGCAACGCGCCGCGCCTGCCGATCATCTCCACGGTCAGCGGCGATCCGCTCGATGCCGAGCGCGCGGTTTCCCCCGATTACTGGGCACGACACCTGCGCGAGCCGGTGCGTTTCGCCACTGCGCTCGGCAACGTGCTCGACGGCTCCGCGCGCACGCTGCTGGAGGTCGGCCCGCGCACGACGCTGTGCACGCTCGCCCGCCAGCATCCGCAGGCGCAGAAGCAGCAGGTGGGCGCGGTCGCGACGCTGGCCGATGCGCCGGATCGCGAGATCGCGCTGCTGCGGCTTGCCGGCGGCCAGCTCTGGTGCCAGGGCGTGGCGATCGGGCCGTCGGTCTTCGACAACCGCGTCTCGCGCCGCCGCGTGCGGCTGCCCACCTATCCCTTCGAACGCAAGCGGCATTGGGTCGATGCGGTTGCGGCGGTTCCCACCGTCGCGGCACCCCCCGTGCCCGCGGCGGTCGCGCCGCAGCCGCTCCAGCCACCGCCTTCTCCTTCCACGCAAGCACAACCGGTCGCCGCCATGGATCGCAAACCGCGCCTCATCGCCAAACTCAAGGACCTGTTCGAGGATGTCGCGGGATTCGACCTTGACGACGCCGACACGGGCGCCAACTTCATCGAACTCGGACTCGACAGCCTGATGCTGACCCAGGTCGCGCTGCAGCTGCAGAAGGCGTTCACCTGCAGGATCGGCTTCCGCCAGCTGATGGGCGAATGCTCCTCGCTCGACCGGCTCGCCGCCCGTCTGGACGAGGAGCTCCCGCCGGAGGCGGCGCCCGCGCCGCAGCCGGCGGCCGCTGCCGCGCCGGCCGCGCCGATGGTTGCGCCGGCGATGGCGCTGTCGGCGCAGCCTCCGGCGGGCGGCGACTACGTGCGACAGGTCATCGACCAGCAGATGCAGTTGATGGCGCAGCAGCTCGCACTGCTGTCGAGCGCCGGCGCCCAGACGGCCACGGCACCGGCGCCCGCTACCGCTGCCGCCGCTGCTCCGTCGGTGCAGCCGGCGAGTGATGCCGCGCCGCAGGCGGTGGACGACGAGGAAGCGGCGCTCGCCCATACCACCTATGACGTCAGGAAGGCCTTCGGCGCCATCGCCCGGATCGACAGGTCCGCATCCGGCGAACTGGGCCTGCACCAGCGCCGCAAGCTCGACGCCTTCATCGAGCGCTACGTCGCGCGCACCCGCAAGTCGAAGGACTACACCCAGGCCAACCGGGCCCACATGGCCGACCCGCGGGTGGTCAACGGCTTCAAGCCGCTGCTCAAGGAAATGACCTACCAGATCGTGGTCGAGCGCTCCAAGGGCTCGCACCTGTGGGACCTCGACGGCAACGAGTACGTCGACGCGCTCAACGGCTTCGGCATGAGCCTGTTCGGCTGGCAGCCGGACTTCGTGCTCGACGCGGTGCGCAGGCAGCTGGATCTCGGCTACGAGATCGGCCCGCAGCATCCGCTGGCCGGCGACGTCACCCGGCTGGTGTGCGAAGTCACCGGCCACGACCGCGCGGCGCTGTGCAACACCGGTTCCGAGGCGGTCCTGGGCGCGCTGCGCATCGCGCGCACGGTGACCGGGCGCGAGACCGTCGTGCTGTTCACTGGCGCCTACCACGGCATCGTCGACGAGATGATCGTGCGTGGCACGCGCAAGCTGCGCGCGGTGCCGGCGGCACCGGGCATCCTGCGCAACACGGCCGAGCACGTGCTGGTGCTCGACTACGGCACGCCCGAGGCGATGCAGGTCATCCGCGAGCGCGCGCACGAGATCGCCGCGGTGCTGGTGGAGCCGGTGCAGAGCCGGCGTCCGGACTTCCGCCCGGTCGGGTTCCTGAAGGAGCTGCGCGAGGTCACCCGCGAGGCCGGCGCGCTCCTGGTATTCGACGAGGTCGTGACCGGCTTCCGCGCGCATCCTGCCGGCGCGCAGGGCCTGTTCGGCATCCAGGCCGACCTCGGCACCTACGGCAAGGTCGTCGGCGGCGGTTACCCGATCGGCGTGATCGCCGGCAAGCGCGAGTACATGGACGCGCTGGACGGCGGCCAATGGCAGTTCGGCGACGACTCGGTGCCGACCGTGGGCGTGACCTACTTCGCCGGCACCTTTGTCCGCCACCCGCTGGCGCTGGCCGCGGCCAAGGCGGTGCTCGAGCACGTCAAGGCGCAGGGCGGCCAGATGCAGGAGCGTCTGAACGCCCGGGCCACTACGATGGTGGAGGAGCTCAACGCCTTCTGCGCCGAGGTCGGCGCGCCGGTCGAGGTTCGCCACTTCGCCTCGGTGTGGAAGACCTTCTTCCTCGAGGACCACCCGCTGCAGGACCTGCTGTTCGCGATGATGCGCAGTCGCGGCGTGCACATCCTCGACAACTTCCCGTGCTTCCTGACCACGGCGCACAGCGAGGCCGATTTCGGGAAGATCATCCAGGCGTTCACGGGTTCGATCACCGAACTGCAGGAGTCCGGGTTCCTGCCGCGTCGCGTCGCCACCACGCATACGGTGATGGATCCGGCGCGGCCGGCGGTGCCCGGCGCGCGCCTCGGCCGCGACCCCGACGGTCGCCCTGCCTGGTTCGTGCCCAATCCCGATGCCCCCGGCAAGTTCCTCAAGGTAGGTTGA